In one window of Undibacter mobilis DNA:
- a CDS encoding histone deacetylase family protein, whose translation MTTLLISHPACVDHVVPSGHPERPERMRAVEEALAAEQFQNLAREQAPMADGDIVSLAHPLDYFEAVREASPSEGMVRIDADTSMSPGSFEAALRCAGGAVLAVDEVMTGKAANAFVATRPPGHHAETAKPMGFCFFNNAAIAARYAQQKHGIERAAIIDFDVHHGNGTQDIFWADKSVLYTSTHEMPLYPGTGAIGERGEFDTIVNAPLRAGDGGEQFREALETVILPRLRRFSPDLVIISAGFDAHTRDPLANLNLVEADYAWVTKKLMEIADETAQGRVVSLLEGGYDLQGLARSVAAHVTALMRG comes from the coding sequence ATGACCACGCTCCTCATTTCCCATCCCGCCTGTGTCGATCATGTCGTGCCGTCCGGCCACCCGGAACGGCCGGAGCGCATGCGCGCGGTCGAGGAAGCGCTTGCCGCCGAACAGTTTCAGAACCTGGCGCGCGAACAGGCGCCGATGGCCGATGGCGACATTGTCAGCCTCGCCCACCCGCTCGACTATTTCGAGGCGGTCCGCGAAGCCTCGCCCTCCGAAGGCATGGTGCGCATCGACGCCGACACCTCGATGTCGCCGGGCTCGTTCGAGGCGGCGCTGCGCTGCGCCGGCGGGGCGGTGCTGGCGGTCGATGAGGTGATGACCGGCAAGGCGGCCAATGCCTTTGTCGCCACGCGCCCGCCCGGCCATCACGCCGAGACGGCCAAGCCGATGGGCTTCTGCTTCTTCAACAATGCCGCAATCGCGGCGCGCTACGCGCAGCAAAAGCATGGCATCGAGCGGGCCGCCATTATCGACTTCGACGTGCATCACGGCAACGGCACGCAGGATATCTTCTGGGCCGACAAATCGGTGCTCTATACCTCGACGCACGAAATGCCGCTTTATCCCGGCACCGGCGCCATCGGCGAACGCGGCGAATTCGACACCATCGTCAATGCGCCGTTGCGCGCCGGCGACGGCGGCGAGCAGTTCCGCGAGGCGCTCGAGACCGTGATCCTGCCGCGGCTGCGCCGCTTCTCGCCGGACCTCGTCATCATCTCGGCCGGCTTCGATGCGCATACACGCGACCCGCTCGCCAACCTCAATCTGGTCGAGGCGGATTATGCGTGGGTGACGAAGAAGCTGATGGAAATCGCCGACGAGACGGCACAAGGCCGTGTCGTGTCGCTGCTTGAAGGCGGCTACGATCTTCAGGGCCTGGCGCGTTCCGTCGCCGCGCATGTCACCGCGTTGATGCGGGGGTAG
- a CDS encoding SDR family NAD(P)-dependent oxidoreductase — MPNLKDKIILITGAAGAVGSTVVAAVRAQGALAIATDLKGADLALDVTAEADWQRVVAEISERHGAIDGLVNAAGIVAIGSVEKLDFATWRRVLSINLDGTFLGCKYVFPLLKERGGSIVNLSSVSGLVGGHNLAAYNASKGGVSLLTKSVALLGARNKPPIRCNAVCPSFLEGPMVDNIARTARDPASAMEKMSAEIPLGRMGQPSEVAALCVYLLSDQAAFITGADLPIDGGLTAK, encoded by the coding sequence ATGCCAAATCTGAAAGACAAAATCATCCTCATCACCGGCGCGGCCGGGGCCGTCGGCTCTACCGTCGTCGCTGCCGTGCGCGCGCAGGGCGCTCTCGCGATCGCCACGGACCTCAAAGGTGCGGACCTCGCGCTCGACGTCACCGCGGAAGCTGACTGGCAGCGCGTTGTCGCCGAGATCAGCGAGCGCCACGGCGCGATTGACGGGCTGGTGAATGCCGCCGGCATCGTCGCCATCGGCAGCGTCGAGAAGCTCGACTTCGCGACATGGCGGCGTGTCCTGTCGATCAATCTCGACGGCACTTTTCTCGGCTGCAAATACGTCTTTCCGTTGCTGAAGGAACGCGGCGGCTCGATCGTCAATCTGTCGTCGGTGTCGGGGCTGGTCGGCGGGCACAATCTTGCCGCCTACAACGCTTCGAAAGGTGGCGTGTCGCTGCTGACGAAATCCGTGGCGCTGCTCGGCGCGCGCAACAAGCCACCGATCCGCTGCAATGCCGTGTGCCCGTCGTTCCTCGAAGGTCCGATGGTCGACAACATCGCCCGCACCGCGCGCGATCCGGCCAGTGCCATGGAGAAGATGAGCGCGGAGATTCCGCTCGGCCGCATGGGCCAGCCAAGCGAAGTTGCGGCCTTGTGCGTCTATCTGTTGTCGGACCAGGCGGCGTTCATCACCGGCGCGGATCTGCCGATCGATGGCGGGCTGACGGCCAAATAG